A stretch of Rhinopithecus roxellana isolate Shanxi Qingling chromosome 12, ASM756505v1, whole genome shotgun sequence DNA encodes these proteins:
- the RNF186 gene encoding E3 ubiquitin-protein ligase RNF186 encodes MACTKTLQQPQPISAGATTTTTAVAPAGGHPGSTECDLECLVCREPYSCPRSPKLLACHHAFCAICLKLLLCVQDNTWSVTCPLCRKVTAVPGGLICSLRDHEAVVKQLAQPGTEVPLCPQGLAGPADLAAGYPSLVGEDGQDEVSANHVAARRLAAHLLLLALLIILIGPFIYPGVLRWVLTFIIVLALLMSTLFCCLPSSRGSCWPSSRTLFCREQKHSHISSIA; translated from the coding sequence ATGGCCTGCACCAAGACCCTGCAACAGCCCCAGCCCATCTCCGCAGgagccaccacaaccaccaccgcTGTGGCTCCCGCTGGGGGTCACCCTGGCTCCACAGAATGTGACCTGGAGTGTCTGGTGTGCCGGGAGCCCTACAGCTGTCCCCGGTCGCCCAAGCTGCTGGCCTGCCATCATGCCTTCTGCGCCATCTGCCTGAAGCTCCTGCTGTGCGTGCAGGACAACACCTGGTCCGTCACCTGCCCACTGTGCCGCAAGGTCACCGCCGTCCCTGGGGGCCTCATCTGCAGCCTGCGCGACCACGAGGCGGTGGTGAAGCAGCTGGcccagccaggcacagaggtGCCGCTCTGTCCTCAGGGGCTGGCGGGTCCTGCCGACTTGGCAGCAGGGTACCCCAGCTTGGTGGGAGAAGATGGACAGGATGAAGTTAGTGCAAACCACGTGGCAGCCCGACGCCTGGCCGCACACCTACTCCTGCTGGCTTTGCTCATCATCCTCATCGGGCCCTTCATCTACCCGGGTGTCTTACGATGGGTGCTCACCTTCATCATTGTCCTGGCCCTGCTGATGTCCACCCTCTTCTGCTGCCTCCCCAGCAGCCGGGGCAGCTGCTGGCCCTCCTCCAGGACTCTCTTCTGCAGAGAGCAGAAACACAGCCACATCTCTTCCATTGCCTGA